One Thermoplasmata archaeon DNA segment encodes these proteins:
- a CDS encoding DUF373 family protein, whose product MRLVVCIDRDDDLGRKAGVAGPIVGRAAVIDAATRLGIADPEDSDTNAMFAAVRILDEIAKLGEEGEICVLTGSPKVGLLSDTRVAEQFDHVLERVHATSAHLVSDGAEDEHLFPILASRLRIDGVHKVYIRQNASIESTYYTIVRAMKDPKLRAKTILPVALVLLVLGIAAAGGVLVWGVVGIAILLGVYLIFWTFDIDEAIIDSVRSASRDVRTGSVAFGFGLFSVLLVGVGFLAGYNAYTTNPHGALDALLSFFQGAMIWWVLGGLVWECGRALRRYLSLGRFPRSFVVATTSIIGIGFMSYGVIYLVQYLENLRTPAGLPLTIAFVILGLGLVIAAGILQQHFKSVMNRGSSEPASG is encoded by the coding sequence ATGCGCTTGGTCGTGTGCATCGATCGCGATGACGACCTCGGCCGCAAGGCCGGCGTCGCCGGACCGATCGTCGGACGCGCCGCCGTCATCGACGCCGCGACGCGACTTGGGATCGCGGACCCCGAGGACAGCGACACAAACGCGATGTTCGCGGCGGTCCGCATCCTCGACGAGATCGCGAAACTGGGGGAAGAGGGAGAGATCTGCGTACTGACCGGGTCCCCCAAGGTCGGCCTCCTGTCCGACACTCGGGTCGCCGAACAGTTCGATCACGTCCTCGAACGCGTGCACGCCACCTCCGCCCACCTCGTCAGTGACGGAGCCGAGGACGAGCACCTCTTCCCGATCCTAGCCTCGCGCCTGCGCATCGACGGCGTGCACAAGGTCTACATCCGCCAGAACGCGAGCATCGAGTCGACGTACTACACGATCGTACGGGCGATGAAGGACCCGAAGCTGCGCGCGAAGACCATCCTCCCCGTCGCGCTGGTCCTCCTCGTCCTCGGGATCGCCGCGGCCGGTGGCGTGCTGGTCTGGGGAGTGGTCGGGATCGCGATCCTCCTTGGGGTCTATCTCATCTTCTGGACGTTCGACATCGACGAGGCGATCATCGATTCCGTGCGCTCGGCGTCGCGGGACGTGCGTACGGGCTCGGTCGCCTTCGGATTCGGGCTGTTCTCGGTGCTCCTCGTCGGCGTCGGCTTCCTCGCGGGGTACAATGCCTACACCACCAATCCCCACGGGGCGCTCGACGCCTTGCTCTCCTTCTTCCAAGGCGCGATGATCTGGTGGGTCCTCGGCGGCCTCGTGTGGGAGTGCGGCCGGGCGCTGCGGCGCTACCTCTCCCTCGGGCGGTTCCCCCGCTCGTTCGTCGTGGCGACGACCTCGATCATCGGGATCGGGTTCATGAGCTACGGGGTGATCTATCTCGTGCAGTACCTGGAGAACCTGCGCACCCCGGCGGGCCTGCCCTTGACGATCGCCTTCGTCATCCTGGGCCTCGGCCTCGTGATCGCCGCGGGGATCCTCCAGCAGCACTTCAAATCGGTCATGAACCGCGGCTCTTCCGAACCGGCCTCCGGGTGA